One genomic segment of Cyanobacterium stanieri LEGE 03274 includes these proteins:
- a CDS encoding ABC transporter ATP-binding protein, with amino-acid sequence MPLNTYNLYGGYGKSAIIKSIDLDLERGEWLSLVGANGSGKSTLLKLICRILKPSQGKILLDSKDIHNLPPQTVAKKIAILPQQQTIPQGLTVRQLVSLGRTPHQSWYQWDLTGEDQQAVYQALQETELMAYGDRPVSELSGGERQRAFLALALAQNPQVLLLDEPTTYLDIHYQLQLLELLKKLNKQGLTIITVLHEINLAVRYSDRLALLKQGQIYQIGDIDTVLTPENISAVFDVETIIIDTPIGKQICPLSTSVPAYV; translated from the coding sequence ATGCCTCTAAATACTTATAACTTATATGGTGGTTACGGAAAAAGTGCCATTATCAAATCAATTGATCTCGATTTAGAAAGGGGAGAATGGCTTAGTTTAGTGGGTGCTAACGGCTCAGGAAAATCAACCCTCCTCAAACTTATCTGTCGCATTCTCAAACCCAGTCAGGGAAAAATTTTACTAGACAGTAAAGACATTCATAACCTTCCTCCCCAAACCGTAGCCAAAAAAATCGCTATCCTACCCCAACAGCAAACCATTCCCCAAGGCTTAACTGTTCGTCAGTTGGTAAGTTTGGGGCGTACCCCTCACCAATCATGGTATCAATGGGATTTGACAGGGGAAGACCAACAAGCGGTATATCAAGCCCTCCAAGAAACCGAATTAATGGCTTATGGCGATCGCCCTGTAAGCGAATTATCAGGAGGAGAAAGACAAAGAGCGTTTTTAGCCCTTGCCCTTGCTCAAAATCCCCAAGTATTATTACTCGATGAACCCACCACCTACCTTGATATTCATTATCAACTGCAACTATTAGAACTATTGAAAAAGTTGAATAAACAAGGTTTGACCATCATTACAGTTTTACACGAGATTAACCTAGCAGTGCGCTATAGCGATCGCCTAGCCCTCCTCAAACAAGGACAAATCTATCAAATCGGCGACATAGACACCGTCTTAACCCCCGAAAATATATCCGCCGTTTTTGACGTAGAAACGATCATTATCGATACCCCCATCGGTAAACAAATTTGTCCCCTTAGTACCTCTGTTCCTGCCTATGTTTAA